From the genome of Arthrobacter alpinus, one region includes:
- a CDS encoding sensor histidine kinase codes for MDVEAAQRHLVKNPAAARELMDGALEQSREALAELRQLSRGIAPPLLADRGLRAATESLAARSTVPVVVTGNLGHGHRIAEGAENAAYFVLSEGLANISKHSGATSASIMVQTSPGELFIEVLDDGRGGAHLGKGHGLSGLLDRLAGVDGSLEITSPNGGPTALRVNIPL; via the coding sequence ATGGATGTTGAGGCTGCACAGCGGCACCTGGTGAAAAACCCTGCGGCCGCACGCGAGCTGATGGACGGCGCCTTGGAGCAAAGCCGCGAGGCCCTGGCCGAGTTGCGTCAGCTGTCCCGGGGAATCGCTCCTCCCCTGCTTGCCGACCGGGGCCTGCGCGCCGCCACGGAGTCGCTGGCGGCAAGGTCAACAGTCCCCGTCGTGGTCACCGGGAACCTTGGACACGGTCACCGGATCGCTGAGGGCGCAGAGAATGCCGCCTACTTTGTTCTCTCGGAAGGGCTGGCCAACATCTCCAAGCATTCGGGGGCCACCAGCGCGTCAATCATGGTCCAGACAAGTCCCGGCGAGCTGTTCATTGAAGTGCTCGACGACGGCCGCGGCGGCGCCCACCTCGGCAAGGGCCACGGGCTGTCAGGTTTGCTGGACAGGCTCGCCGGGGTCGACGGCTCCTTGGAAATTACCAGTCCGAACGGTGGACCCACCGCCCTGCGCGTGAACATCCCGCTGTAG
- a CDS encoding response regulator transcription factor, whose amino-acid sequence MRVVLAEDSVLLREGLVRLLEETGAQVCAAVGDGPSLMAAVAHHVPDLLITDVRMPPSHRDEGLKGALEVRRRFPSIAVLVLSQYVELSYATELLAGATAGGGVGYLLKDRVARFEDFTDAIERVSAGSTVIDPEVVSALLAKRSVADPVDSLSPRESEVLALMAQGLTNAGVAKTLVVSGGAVEKHISSIFTKLGLHPSGDDHRRVLAVLSYLQYRTS is encoded by the coding sequence ATGCGCGTCGTATTGGCTGAAGATTCTGTATTGCTCCGTGAGGGCCTTGTCCGCCTGCTGGAAGAAACTGGCGCGCAGGTGTGTGCGGCTGTTGGCGACGGACCCTCGCTAATGGCGGCGGTGGCCCACCATGTTCCTGACCTGCTCATCACCGACGTGCGCATGCCGCCGTCGCACCGGGATGAAGGGCTCAAGGGCGCTCTTGAAGTCCGCCGACGGTTCCCGTCCATCGCGGTTCTGGTGCTCTCCCAATATGTGGAGCTGAGCTACGCCACGGAATTGCTGGCTGGGGCCACTGCCGGGGGTGGCGTTGGCTACTTGTTGAAGGACAGGGTGGCTCGCTTTGAGGATTTCACCGACGCCATCGAGCGAGTGTCGGCGGGCTCCACCGTTATTGATCCCGAGGTGGTCAGCGCACTGCTGGCCAAGCGCAGCGTCGCTGACCCGGTCGACTCCCTCAGCCCCCGCGAGTCCGAGGTCCTGGCGCTGATGGCCCAGGGGCTGACCAACGCTGGTGTTGCCAAGACGCTGGTGGTCAGCGGTGGTGCCGTAGAAAAGCACATCAGTTCCATCTTTACCAAGCTTGGGCTGCACCCGAGCGGGGACGATCACCGCCGTGTCTTGGCCGTTCTAAGCTACCTGCAGTACCGTACGTCCTAG
- a CDS encoding C40 family peptidase, protein MSTSQGNQRNYQLSLAIACTLLASGGFVGAGYAGTSVADTAAAAHKGTLISGSAPAVPAGFVPLTASGQGLRISFANLGISATKPAPPQIIDLTDPHGDTPHLGRSVTAMRGDIPEFSADLISKVRKAILEAAYEGLGHDYVWGGTSFANGWDCSGFVQWAYAQAGVGLPRTEQWRPMVETNNPQPGDLVVQNPDGPNHWAHIGIYIGNGLMISALNPSVGTILHAPSATSNSSSYFTMPGFAALDEQAAKDKAAADEAGAKESTSATPSPSPSPTPSTPATPSPSPSPTPSPTPSTPATPTPSPSPTPSPSPSTPATPEPVPDPTAPVQTSTVTDTAGPGSASSTATSSPAP, encoded by the coding sequence GTGTCGACTTCGCAAGGCAATCAGCGTAACTACCAACTGAGTCTTGCTATTGCCTGCACATTGCTGGCCTCCGGGGGCTTTGTCGGTGCCGGCTATGCGGGCACCTCTGTTGCTGACACCGCTGCAGCCGCACATAAGGGCACGTTAATTTCAGGCAGCGCTCCTGCCGTTCCCGCCGGTTTTGTCCCCCTGACAGCATCTGGCCAGGGCTTGAGAATCTCGTTCGCCAACCTGGGGATATCCGCGACCAAGCCAGCGCCCCCGCAGATCATTGACCTGACCGATCCCCACGGCGACACTCCCCACCTGGGACGTTCAGTTACCGCCATGCGCGGTGACATTCCGGAATTTTCCGCGGACCTGATTTCAAAGGTGCGCAAAGCCATCCTTGAAGCGGCCTATGAGGGTCTGGGACACGACTACGTTTGGGGCGGCACGAGTTTTGCGAATGGTTGGGACTGCTCGGGTTTTGTCCAGTGGGCTTACGCCCAGGCAGGGGTTGGTTTACCGCGCACGGAACAATGGCGGCCCATGGTTGAAACCAACAATCCCCAACCCGGCGACCTGGTGGTTCAAAACCCTGACGGACCCAACCACTGGGCACACATAGGCATCTATATTGGCAACGGCCTGATGATCAGTGCCCTCAACCCGTCCGTTGGCACTATTTTGCATGCCCCGTCAGCAACCAGCAACTCATCCAGCTACTTCACCATGCCAGGTTTTGCGGCCCTGGATGAGCAGGCGGCGAAAGACAAGGCTGCGGCCGACGAAGCCGGCGCCAAGGAGTCCACCAGCGCAACCCCCAGCCCGAGCCCGAGCCCGACGCCGAGCACTCCGGCAACGCCGTCGCCCAGCCCGAGCCCGACGCCGAGCCCGACGCCGAGCACTCCGGCAACGCCGACGCCGTCGCCCAGCCCGACGCCGTCGCCGAGCCCGAGCACTCCGGCAACGCCGGAACCAGTGCCGGATCCAACAGCCCCGGTCCAGACTTCTACCGTGACGGATACGGCAGGTCCCGGGAGTGCGAGTTCCACGGCAACATCCTCGCCAGCCCCGTGA
- a CDS encoding response regulator, with product MKEIRILLVDDHPVVRAGLRAMLSEFEGFTVVAEAPEGGAALKEIQRLHTLGAPLDVVLMDLQMGAGMDGVTATKAIKAMPSPPPVLILTTYDTDADILAAVEAGASGYMLKDAPPEQIRAAVQSAAAGQTALAPEVAARLLGRIRNPAPVLSAREVELLELLATGMSNKAISKQLFISEATVKTHLVHIYDKLGVDNRTAAIAVASQRRIIRTGG from the coding sequence ATGAAGGAAATACGGATCTTGCTTGTGGACGACCACCCGGTGGTGCGGGCCGGCCTGCGCGCCATGCTCAGCGAATTCGAGGGATTCACGGTGGTGGCCGAGGCGCCCGAGGGGGGCGCAGCCCTGAAAGAAATTCAGCGGCTGCATACGTTGGGGGCGCCGCTGGATGTGGTGCTCATGGACCTGCAGATGGGGGCCGGAATGGATGGCGTCACTGCTACGAAGGCCATCAAGGCGATGCCGTCACCACCACCGGTGTTGATCCTGACTACCTATGACACCGACGCCGATATTTTGGCGGCCGTGGAAGCCGGGGCCAGTGGGTATATGCTCAAAGACGCCCCGCCGGAGCAGATTCGCGCCGCCGTCCAGTCGGCCGCAGCCGGCCAAACGGCCTTGGCGCCGGAAGTTGCGGCCCGACTTCTGGGGCGAATCCGCAACCCGGCCCCCGTGCTTTCCGCCCGGGAAGTGGAACTCCTGGAGTTGCTGGCCACCGGCATGAGCAACAAGGCGATCTCCAAGCAGCTCTTCATCTCCGAAGCCACCGTCAAAACCCACTTGGTACACATCTACGACAAGTTGGGGGTGGACAACCGGACGGCGGCGATTGCCGTGGCCAGCCAACGGCGGATTATTCGCACGGGCGGGTGA
- a CDS encoding sensor histidine kinase, translated as MPAVDAPPVTSDAILRFLRVTLHVGFAILLAVAITRVLTSHLDRGGRYVFLALALVLAVVYLLGTVAEKRFSTGALVKDPLRYAYVWLALVTALWAVLMVWSVEFSWMVFPLFFLHLHLLPRWAGIVAVVIMTAGVIVAQWLATGAAVPPLPVVLGPVFGVAFAIVTSKAYRLLYVEGENQRRAADELRRTRTELAATQHEAGVLAERARLAREIHDTLAQGFSSIILVARAAVRSLESGDMDSTKESIVMIEATSSENLAEARNFVRGLTPPALAGTSLVESLRRLCEKTQLEAAARGVNLVCTFRLDGEPAELPQPYHVTLLRAAQASLANVWLHAKAGVAVVSLAYLGTEVALDVYDDGRGFDPESLANAVATRSDGSGFGLKSLAERVSAQNGTLEIESAPGEGTVVAVRLPLGGQMTDEKGGTA; from the coding sequence ATGCCTGCCGTGGATGCCCCGCCAGTGACCAGTGACGCCATCTTGCGATTTTTGCGGGTGACGTTGCACGTTGGTTTTGCCATTTTGTTGGCCGTGGCCATAACCCGAGTGCTAACCAGCCACCTTGATCGCGGTGGCCGCTACGTGTTCCTGGCCCTCGCCCTGGTGCTGGCCGTGGTGTATCTGCTGGGAACCGTGGCGGAAAAGCGCTTCTCCACGGGCGCCCTGGTCAAGGATCCGCTCCGCTATGCGTATGTGTGGCTGGCCCTGGTGACAGCGCTATGGGCGGTGCTCATGGTGTGGTCGGTGGAATTTTCCTGGATGGTGTTCCCCTTGTTCTTTTTGCACCTGCACCTACTGCCGCGCTGGGCTGGCATCGTCGCCGTTGTGATCATGACGGCCGGGGTGATCGTGGCACAGTGGTTGGCCACCGGTGCCGCCGTGCCGCCGTTGCCGGTGGTCCTTGGCCCGGTCTTTGGGGTGGCCTTTGCCATCGTCACCTCCAAGGCGTACAGGCTGCTTTATGTGGAAGGCGAGAATCAGCGCAGGGCCGCCGACGAGCTGCGCCGTACCCGCACCGAGCTGGCCGCCACCCAACACGAGGCAGGCGTTTTGGCTGAGCGGGCACGCCTTGCCCGCGAAATCCACGACACCCTCGCCCAGGGTTTTTCCTCCATCATTTTGGTGGCCCGGGCAGCGGTGCGATCCTTGGAATCGGGGGATATGGACTCCACCAAGGAGTCCATCGTGATGATTGAGGCAACGTCGTCGGAGAATCTGGCCGAGGCCCGGAACTTTGTGCGGGGGCTGACTCCTCCGGCGTTGGCGGGAACCTCGCTAGTGGAAAGCTTGCGCCGCCTCTGCGAAAAGACACAGTTGGAGGCGGCCGCCCGGGGGGTGAACCTTGTGTGTACTTTCCGTCTTGACGGGGAACCTGCCGAACTGCCGCAGCCCTACCATGTCACCTTGCTGCGTGCCGCGCAGGCGAGCCTGGCGAATGTCTGGCTGCACGCAAAGGCGGGTGTCGCCGTCGTCAGCCTGGCGTATCTGGGCACGGAGGTGGCCCTTGACGTATACGACGACGGTCGGGGATTTGACCCTGAATCGCTGGCGAACGCTGTGGCCACCAGATCTGACGGGAGCGGGTTTGGACTGAAGTCCCTGGCTGAGCGGGTCAGTGCCCAAAACGGCACCCTGGAGATTGAATCGGCCCCGGGCGAAGGGACAGTGGTGGCGGTTAGGCTTCCATTGGGAGGTCAGATGACTGATGAAAAAGGGGGCACGGCATGA
- a CDS encoding ABC transporter permease: MFLAIRDIRFAKGRFALMGAVVALISLLLVMLSGLTAGLGNQSTSAIADLGKSVSSPASQLVFGAPGSNDPKVSFTESQVTQKQTDTWAATPGVASAVPLGVSQTRFQGAGDTKGTTNVAVFGVGAGGEAAGITPSPVTDGTVVIGETVAKDLKLAVGDAVTMGGTTLKISAVVADQWYSHSSVVWTTLPTWTAMSHLSDPLQVATVVAVTYDAGVNVDADAANAAAGTVSTTRSGSFAGLGGYKSENGSLMMMQAFLYGISALVIVAFLTVWTVQRTRDIAVLKAMGASSSYLLKDALTQAAIVLLAGAVSGGLVGVIGGFFAAQAAPFLVTPATTILPVVGIVALGLAGAALAVRKVTRVDALIALGGN, encoded by the coding sequence ATGTTTCTCGCAATCCGAGACATCCGCTTTGCCAAGGGCCGTTTTGCCCTGATGGGTGCCGTCGTGGCGCTGATCAGCCTTTTGTTGGTGATGCTTTCGGGCCTGACTGCCGGGCTGGGCAACCAGTCGACCTCAGCCATCGCTGACTTGGGCAAAAGCGTGTCATCACCGGCCAGCCAGCTGGTCTTTGGAGCACCCGGCTCCAACGATCCCAAGGTGTCCTTCACCGAAAGCCAGGTCACCCAGAAGCAGACCGACACCTGGGCCGCAACGCCCGGCGTTGCCTCGGCCGTGCCGTTGGGTGTCAGCCAGACCCGTTTCCAGGGTGCAGGCGATACCAAGGGCACCACCAATGTTGCCGTGTTCGGCGTTGGTGCCGGCGGCGAGGCTGCCGGCATCACGCCGTCGCCCGTCACGGACGGGACTGTGGTCATTGGCGAAACTGTTGCCAAGGACCTCAAACTGGCGGTGGGCGACGCCGTCACCATGGGCGGCACCACCTTGAAGATCAGTGCCGTGGTGGCCGATCAGTGGTACTCCCACTCCTCAGTGGTCTGGACCACACTGCCCACCTGGACCGCGATGTCTCACCTCAGTGATCCGTTGCAGGTGGCCACGGTGGTTGCCGTGACGTACGACGCCGGAGTAAACGTTGACGCCGACGCCGCCAATGCTGCGGCTGGCACCGTAAGCACCACCCGCAGCGGTTCCTTTGCCGGTTTGGGCGGCTACAAGAGCGAAAACGGTTCGTTGATGATGATGCAGGCGTTCTTGTATGGGATCTCCGCGCTGGTGATCGTCGCCTTCTTGACCGTATGGACGGTCCAGCGCACCCGTGACATCGCCGTGCTGAAGGCCATGGGCGCTTCCTCCTCCTACTTACTCAAGGATGCTTTGACGCAGGCAGCCATCGTGCTGCTGGCCGGCGCCGTCTCCGGTGGCCTGGTGGGCGTGATTGGCGGCTTCTTCGCCGCTCAGGCCGCCCCGTTCCTGGTCACCCCGGCAACCACCATCTTGCCGGTGGTAGGCATTGTGGCCCTGGGCCTGGCTGGCGCCGCCCTGGCAGTCCGCAAGGTCACCCGCGTCGACGCCCTGATTGCCCTCGGCGGCAACTAG
- a CDS encoding ABC transporter ATP-binding protein: MSAQNSSPSLSLLNVTLDYPDGEGTITALDAVNMNVHAGEIISLIGPSGSGKSSLLAVAATLVKPTSGLIFIDGIDTQGLGDKELTALRRDKVGIIFQQPNLLASLTAAEQLIISDHLRGKSLRAAEARAAELLDVVGLADCAKKRPHQLSGGQRQRVNIARALMGDPKVLLVDEPTAALDHERSESIVRLLRKVTDEFSVATVMVTHDTEFVPLTDAVATMRDGVMTAAVPAMQ, translated from the coding sequence ATGTCTGCACAGAATTCCTCTCCATCCCTCAGCCTTCTCAACGTCACCCTCGATTACCCTGATGGCGAGGGGACCATCACGGCACTGGACGCCGTGAACATGAACGTGCACGCCGGTGAAATCATCTCCTTGATTGGCCCGTCAGGATCGGGCAAGTCGAGCCTGCTCGCCGTTGCCGCCACGCTGGTCAAACCGACCAGTGGACTGATCTTCATCGATGGAATTGACACGCAAGGGCTCGGTGACAAGGAGCTGACTGCCCTGCGTCGCGACAAGGTGGGCATCATTTTCCAGCAGCCAAACCTGCTTGCTTCCCTCACGGCGGCCGAGCAGCTGATCATCAGCGATCACCTGCGCGGAAAGTCCTTGCGCGCTGCTGAAGCCAGGGCAGCCGAGCTGCTCGACGTCGTCGGGCTGGCCGACTGCGCCAAGAAGCGCCCCCACCAGCTTTCCGGTGGCCAGCGCCAGCGTGTCAACATCGCCCGGGCCTTGATGGGTGACCCCAAGGTGTTGCTGGTGGATGAGCCGACGGCGGCGCTGGACCACGAGCGCAGCGAGTCGATCGTGCGACTGCTGCGCAAGGTCACTGACGAGTTCTCCGTAGCCACTGTCATGGTCACCCACGACACCGAATTCGTGCCGCTGACCGATGCTGTCGCCACCATGCGCGACGGCGTGATGACGGCGGCTGTTCCCGCTATGCAATAA
- a CDS encoding META domain-containing protein, with product MKRVLALAGSLLLALTISSCGAASGPVGTWGDGYNTDKQPYLEMALAAEQDNDQAGYVTGSDGCNRIQGQWMMAGGELTFPQFGSTQMACEGVDTWLSKAKGATLSGDTLTITDANGAVIGKLDRRN from the coding sequence ATGAAACGCGTCCTCGCCCTTGCTGGCAGCCTTCTCCTTGCCCTGACCATCTCCTCCTGTGGCGCTGCATCAGGTCCTGTCGGTACTTGGGGCGACGGCTACAACACTGACAAGCAGCCCTACTTGGAGATGGCCCTAGCCGCCGAGCAGGACAACGACCAGGCCGGTTATGTCACGGGCAGTGATGGGTGTAACCGGATCCAGGGGCAGTGGATGATGGCTGGCGGCGAGCTCACGTTCCCGCAGTTTGGGTCCACCCAGATGGCCTGTGAAGGCGTCGACACGTGGCTGTCCAAGGCCAAGGGTGCAACCCTGAGCGGGGATACCTTGACCATCACCGACGCCAACGGCGCAGTGATCGGCAAGCTGGATCGCCGAAACTAA
- a CDS encoding phytoene desaturase family protein produces the protein MVDVAVVGSGPNGLAAALTMARAGLSVVVHEAAGSAGGGTRTAELTLPGFRHDVCSAVHPMALASPFFRAFGLADRIELLVPEISYGHPLDGGRAGIAYRDLDHTVEALGVDGRAWRSLMEPLLDRIDGVIDFTQNNLVRFPRDPLAAVSYGLRALEQGTPAWKLRFREQMAPAMLTGVAAHAITRLPSVAASGAGLLLGALAHGGGWPVPRGGSQAIAEAMAADLMEHGGAIVLDSPVTSIAALRAETGARAIICDLTPRALARLGTDELPDRYIRKLESFKYGAGVCKVDFALSGPVPWTHKELRRAPTVHLGGSREAIAQAENQVLAGGYPEAPYVLASQPGVLDSSRAPAGQHTLWAYTHVPAGSTRDRSKAVIAQVERFAPGFRELILETHTSTAEDVGMHNPNYIDGDISSGAVTLEQLIKRPVVAREPWRTPAPGLYLGSAATPPGPAVHGMGGWFAARSALRHTFGLPAPHLGPASS, from the coding sequence ATGGTTGACGTGGCGGTGGTGGGTTCGGGACCCAATGGTTTGGCGGCAGCGCTGACCATGGCGAGAGCCGGTTTGTCCGTGGTGGTCCACGAGGCGGCGGGCAGCGCAGGGGGTGGCACGCGCACCGCCGAACTGACGCTGCCCGGATTCCGGCATGACGTTTGTTCGGCCGTGCATCCCATGGCACTGGCCTCGCCGTTCTTCCGTGCTTTTGGGCTTGCTGACCGCATTGAGCTGCTGGTGCCTGAAATTTCCTACGGCCACCCGCTCGACGGCGGTAGGGCCGGGATCGCCTACCGCGACCTCGACCACACAGTGGAGGCCCTGGGCGTGGACGGACGTGCCTGGCGTTCCCTGATGGAACCGTTGCTGGACCGGATCGACGGTGTCATCGACTTCACCCAAAACAACCTTGTCAGGTTCCCGCGGGACCCGCTGGCCGCTGTCAGTTACGGACTGCGCGCCTTGGAACAGGGCACACCGGCGTGGAAACTCCGCTTCCGCGAGCAGATGGCCCCGGCCATGCTTACCGGCGTTGCCGCCCACGCCATTACTCGGCTGCCAAGCGTGGCCGCCTCAGGGGCCGGACTCCTGCTGGGGGCCCTGGCGCATGGCGGCGGCTGGCCGGTTCCCCGAGGCGGTTCGCAGGCCATTGCGGAAGCCATGGCGGCGGACCTGATGGAGCACGGAGGCGCCATTGTGCTGGATTCACCTGTCACCAGCATTGCCGCACTACGTGCCGAAACCGGGGCCCGCGCCATCATTTGCGACCTGACCCCACGTGCCCTGGCCCGGCTCGGCACGGATGAATTGCCGGATCGTTATATACGCAAACTGGAATCCTTCAAGTACGGGGCCGGAGTGTGCAAGGTTGACTTTGCCCTGTCCGGGCCGGTGCCATGGACCCATAAAGAGCTGCGCCGAGCCCCCACCGTGCACCTTGGCGGGTCCCGCGAGGCCATCGCCCAAGCGGAAAACCAGGTCCTCGCGGGCGGGTATCCCGAGGCCCCCTACGTCCTGGCCTCGCAACCGGGCGTGCTGGATTCCAGCCGGGCACCGGCCGGGCAGCACACACTCTGGGCCTACACCCATGTCCCGGCGGGCTCCACCCGGGACAGGAGCAAGGCGGTCATCGCGCAGGTGGAGCGCTTTGCTCCGGGATTCAGGGAGCTGATCCTGGAGACTCACACTTCTACGGCGGAAGACGTTGGCATGCACAACCCCAACTACATTGACGGGGACATCAGCTCCGGCGCAGTGACCCTGGAACAATTAATCAAGCGTCCCGTGGTAGCCCGGGAGCCCTGGCGGACACCTGCCCCGGGGCTTTATCTAGGTTCCGCGGCGACACCTCCGGGCCCCGCCGTGCATGGCATGGGTGGCTGGTTCGCGGCTCGGTCTGCCTTGCGCCACACTTTTGGCCTGCCAGCCCCGCACCTTGGACCTGCCTCCTCCTAG